One segment of Marinobacter sediminum DNA contains the following:
- a CDS encoding alpha/beta fold hydrolase, with protein sequence MFLSDPRTLTTPRGTFTYRDAGSGTPLVMIHGWPESSYCWEHVGRYLNAGFHIIAPDLRGLGDSERTVGREHYHKAELAQDVISMLDALGINRFQLVGHDWGGVVAQEVALAIPERVSRLAIMNIAVINNLKGNMEVVEKVRSGSGKAYWYQHFQQAPGMAEAMIPGNEEVWIRYFLRGAEQPVPEDSVAEYVRMYAIAGTPAAAANYYRTFDSDAKRWATLSDHVWPMPSIYIYGNRDHVIIPEYLNHIESCFTDIRVAEVKAGHFLQEEKPQEVAEHMNAFFEPASVGKQD encoded by the coding sequence ATGTTTCTGAGCGATCCAAGGACACTGACCACACCTCGTGGCACCTTTACCTACCGCGATGCCGGCAGCGGAACACCGCTGGTGATGATTCATGGCTGGCCGGAAAGCTCCTATTGCTGGGAGCATGTCGGTCGTTATCTGAATGCAGGCTTCCATATTATTGCGCCCGACCTGCGCGGCCTGGGCGACAGTGAACGTACGGTCGGCAGGGAGCATTACCACAAGGCCGAACTGGCGCAGGATGTGATCAGCATGCTGGATGCCCTCGGCATCAACCGGTTTCAGCTGGTGGGGCACGACTGGGGCGGCGTTGTTGCGCAGGAAGTTGCTCTGGCGATTCCGGAACGGGTTTCGAGGCTGGCGATCATGAACATTGCCGTTATTAACAACCTGAAGGGCAACATGGAGGTTGTTGAAAAAGTGCGTTCGGGGAGTGGTAAAGCGTACTGGTATCAGCACTTCCAGCAGGCGCCGGGTATGGCGGAAGCGATGATTCCCGGAAACGAGGAAGTCTGGATCCGGTATTTTCTGAGAGGTGCGGAGCAGCCCGTACCGGAAGATTCCGTTGCCGAGTACGTGCGTATGTATGCGATCGCTGGCACGCCGGCCGCCGCAGCCAACTATTACCGTACCTTCGACAGCGACGCCAAACGTTGGGCTACCCTGTCCGATCACGTCTGGCCGATGCCGAGTATTTATATCTATGGCAATCGGGACCATGTGATCATCCCGGAGTACCTGAATCACATCGAGAGCTGCTTCACGGACATCCGGGTTGCAGAGGTAAAGGCCGGGCACTTTCTGCAGGAAGAGAAACCTCAGGAGGTTGCAGAGCATATGAATGCTTTTTTTGAGCCTGCATCGGTGGGAAAACAGGATTGA
- a CDS encoding zinc-binding metallopeptidase family protein encodes MLVFSNPLGSGSLWFDNLTTADGMPVAYDPQARAFLPMRPFCANREIIGCNWIAPKEGAFCRSCAMTALAPDPNIFNAMPNWAETEAAKRWTLDNLGRWHWFRPEDPGTRPVFHMLAEGLTPVAMGHANGVVTISVAEADPVVRATRRQALQEPYRTMVGHMRHEISHMLWWRLSLRDDFLDAFREVFGDERRDYPAALQYHYHNGPPPEWKQFYLTSYASAHPHEDWAETAAHLLHLTDITDSFIAAGLSSPEVPGPHWDPYAEPDTARLINVAASLAIRVNHVNRSMGLSDLYPFVLSQTAQRKLAFVHDWLRRGAQGR; translated from the coding sequence ATGTTGGTATTCTCTAACCCCCTGGGTTCGGGCTCACTCTGGTTCGATAACCTGACCACCGCCGATGGTATGCCCGTCGCCTACGATCCGCAGGCGCGAGCCTTTCTTCCCATGCGGCCTTTCTGTGCAAATCGGGAAATCATCGGATGCAACTGGATTGCGCCAAAGGAAGGCGCCTTCTGCCGCTCCTGTGCGATGACTGCACTGGCACCGGATCCGAATATTTTCAACGCCATGCCTAACTGGGCTGAAACCGAAGCAGCAAAGCGCTGGACACTGGACAATCTCGGGCGCTGGCACTGGTTCCGACCGGAAGACCCCGGTACGCGCCCCGTTTTTCACATGCTCGCCGAGGGACTGACGCCGGTGGCCATGGGGCATGCTAATGGCGTGGTGACCATCAGTGTCGCGGAAGCCGATCCGGTAGTGCGGGCAACCCGGCGTCAGGCTCTTCAGGAACCATACCGCACAATGGTCGGCCATATGCGCCATGAGATTTCTCACATGCTCTGGTGGCGCCTCAGCCTGCGTGACGACTTTCTTGATGCATTCCGGGAGGTATTCGGTGATGAACGCAGGGATTATCCGGCTGCGCTCCAGTACCACTATCACAACGGGCCACCGCCCGAATGGAAGCAGTTTTACCTGACTTCCTACGCGTCTGCACACCCCCACGAAGACTGGGCCGAGACGGCAGCGCACCTGCTGCATCTGACGGACATTACGGACAGCTTTATTGCCGCGGGCCTGTCGTCACCGGAAGTGCCTGGCCCCCATTGGGACCCGTATGCGGAACCGGACACAGCCCGTCTGATTAACGTGGCAGCCTCATTGGCGATACGGGTTAATCACGTTAACCGGTCCATGGGGCTCTCGGATCTCTATCCCTTTGTGTTGTCGCAGACTGCCCAGCGTAAACTGGCGTTTGTACATGACTGGCTGCGCCGGGGGGCTCAGGGACGCTGA
- a CDS encoding LemA family protein: MAVLALACLAGSYHLMQTGLNQLAQARQIERMPETPIAALTKGPYVIAGQAGEDTGTLITPYSNTEAVYYRYKLEEEYRDSDGDLKTRTLESGQRGGSFLLRDASDAVTIAPGHDLSAIEWSLERSYRSQTGRKIYSEWALTPGDTVRVIGRYSRENRELVFTGLDTFNLPALVSGFTLDVDGGDRLFNAAIRISIATGLLALGLALLLTAAKIHRFWVYVLVMCVAISGTLSALGVAKLNQEWSAIATLYESRYQQLNGAGDNPLVLADVAALQQLIRQSTSGWLDRWMFRRVVEKRLPMPELDASTEARAQQIVESQPRGRFQHTWTSWGLSAGSSVLAVILLFFAIRTVKFKRLIEAVPTSSTKGLSFGLSELKGMVDVDDLHPPIHDPLRNEKCVAFDYKVEERRGSGKNEKWHTIEHQTECVPFWLDDNQGRVLVQPDGANIEYPKHHSETRGERRYTVRLLDTLVNVYCLGFAGLDRGQPDRLTLQQDDGAPFLISTHEEDDIVLARGAGGFVGTAVSLGLFLFAATALFAADGNFSPDNLLLSALTVPLVLCVYIGILHYNDIVFLKNRVDRARANIDTILQQRHDLWPNLEKVVKASLAHEKQLLKAIAQLRNANPAEIHNAGQVDKLIGFEQKVTRAMQARIENYPDLKNNAVISQFMTIMAETEDYLSLLRNSFTESAMIYNTRIQSFPDLILARLFRFRAAKQFPTGD; encoded by the coding sequence GGCCTGCCTGGCTGGCTCCTACCACCTCATGCAAACCGGACTTAACCAGCTTGCCCAGGCCCGCCAGATAGAGCGTATGCCCGAGACACCCATTGCTGCTCTGACCAAGGGGCCCTATGTCATCGCCGGGCAGGCGGGCGAGGACACGGGTACGCTCATCACTCCCTACTCCAATACCGAAGCCGTTTATTACCGATACAAGCTTGAGGAGGAGTACCGGGATTCCGATGGCGACTTAAAAACCCGCACACTCGAATCCGGTCAGCGGGGTGGAAGCTTCCTGCTCCGGGATGCCAGTGACGCCGTTACCATTGCACCTGGCCATGATCTCTCAGCTATCGAGTGGAGCCTGGAGCGCAGCTATCGCTCGCAAACCGGGCGAAAAATATATTCGGAATGGGCATTAACACCCGGTGACACCGTCAGGGTCATCGGGCGCTACAGCCGGGAAAACCGGGAGCTGGTGTTCACCGGACTGGACACGTTCAACCTGCCGGCATTGGTTTCAGGCTTTACCCTGGATGTAGACGGCGGAGACCGCCTGTTCAATGCTGCCATCCGGATTTCCATTGCCACCGGCCTGCTGGCCCTCGGCCTGGCCTTGCTGCTGACCGCCGCCAAAATACATCGCTTCTGGGTGTATGTCCTGGTGATGTGCGTCGCTATCTCGGGAACCCTCTCCGCTCTGGGCGTAGCCAAACTGAACCAGGAGTGGTCCGCCATCGCCACCCTTTACGAATCCCGCTATCAGCAGCTAAACGGGGCCGGGGACAACCCTCTGGTGCTCGCGGACGTCGCCGCCCTGCAACAGCTCATTCGCCAAAGCACCAGCGGATGGCTTGACCGGTGGATGTTCCGGCGCGTGGTAGAAAAGCGCCTGCCTATGCCTGAACTGGATGCCAGCACGGAGGCGAGGGCGCAGCAGATCGTTGAAAGCCAGCCACGAGGCAGGTTCCAGCACACCTGGACGAGTTGGGGGCTATCGGCCGGAAGTTCGGTACTCGCCGTGATACTGCTTTTCTTCGCGATCCGCACGGTCAAGTTCAAGCGTCTGATTGAAGCCGTACCCACCAGCAGCACCAAAGGTCTGAGCTTTGGCTTGTCAGAACTGAAAGGCATGGTGGATGTGGATGACCTTCACCCCCCCATTCATGACCCGCTCCGGAACGAAAAATGCGTTGCCTTCGATTACAAGGTGGAAGAGCGACGGGGATCCGGAAAAAACGAAAAGTGGCACACCATCGAACACCAGACCGAATGCGTGCCCTTCTGGCTTGACGACAACCAGGGCCGTGTACTGGTCCAACCGGACGGGGCCAACATCGAATACCCAAAACACCATTCAGAAACTCGCGGCGAACGACGTTACACAGTCAGGCTGCTGGACACCCTGGTCAACGTCTATTGCCTGGGATTTGCGGGTCTGGATCGAGGCCAGCCGGACCGCCTTACCCTTCAGCAGGATGATGGCGCGCCATTCCTGATCAGCACCCACGAGGAAGATGACATTGTGCTCGCGCGTGGCGCGGGCGGCTTTGTGGGCACGGCCGTCAGTCTGGGCCTTTTCCTGTTTGCGGCCACGGCGCTGTTTGCAGCCGATGGTAATTTCAGCCCCGACAACCTGCTGCTTTCCGCACTGACAGTACCGCTGGTGCTCTGCGTTTACATCGGCATCCTGCACTACAACGACATCGTATTCCTGAAGAATCGAGTCGATCGCGCCCGGGCCAACATCGACACCATCCTCCAGCAGCGCCACGACTTGTGGCCCAACCTGGAGAAGGTGGTCAAAGCTTCCCTGGCCCACGAGAAACAACTGCTGAAGGCTATCGCCCAACTACGCAATGCCAATCCGGCAGAGATCCATAACGCAGGGCAGGTAGACAAACTGATTGGATTTGAACAGAAGGTGACGAGAGCCATGCAGGCCCGGATCGAAAATTATCCGGACCTGAAGAACAATGCGGTGATCAGTCAGTTCATGACAATCATGGCGGAGACCGAGGACTATCTGTCCCTGCTACGTAACAGCTTCACCGAAAGCGCGATGATCTACAACACACGCATACAGTCGTTTCCGGACCTGATTCTGGCCAGACTGTTCCGGTTCCGGGCGGCGAAACAGTTCCCGACCGGGGACTGA
- a CDS encoding spondin domain-containing protein — protein MLFRKQMLVLLPLAALVAGCSSDNDNPLTSAREYRYQVTITNLTAGQPLSPAAVVLHRSDWQAFTLGVPASVELETLAEGGDNSDFIAAAGADSNVRSTASGQGVIVPGASEQITASASVSSDDEVLLSWASMPVNTNDGVAAVRGVDLSGLAVGDSKTFLAISYDAGTEANSESADTVPGPAASGLAEGFNAARDDVRDAVYIHAGVVTQDDGLSTSMLGGSQRWDNPIASVRVERLQ, from the coding sequence ATGCTTTTTCGCAAACAGATGCTCGTACTCCTGCCTCTGGCTGCCTTGGTGGCCGGCTGTAGTTCTGACAACGACAACCCACTGACCAGTGCCCGGGAATATCGCTATCAGGTAACCATCACCAACCTTACCGCAGGGCAACCGTTATCCCCCGCCGCCGTGGTTCTTCATCGTTCCGACTGGCAGGCCTTTACCCTGGGTGTACCTGCCTCGGTCGAGCTGGAGACATTGGCCGAAGGTGGAGACAACAGTGACTTCATAGCGGCAGCAGGTGCCGATAGCAATGTCCGATCCACCGCGTCCGGCCAGGGTGTTATCGTCCCGGGTGCCTCTGAGCAAATTACGGCCTCGGCCTCGGTTAGCTCCGACGATGAGGTGCTGCTGAGCTGGGCCTCAATGCCTGTGAACACCAATGATGGTGTGGCAGCAGTTCGCGGTGTGGATCTCAGCGGTTTGGCGGTCGGCGATAGCAAGACCTTCCTGGCCATCAGTTACGATGCCGGCACCGAAGCCAACAGCGAATCTGCAGATACTGTACCCGGGCCCGCCGCCAGCGGACTGGCCGAGGGCTTTAACGCCGCCCGGGACGATGTGAGAGATGCCGTTTACATCCATGCCGGCGTAGTGACCCAGGACGATGGCCTCAGTACCTCTATGCTTGGGGGAAGTCAGCGCTGGGACAACCCGATTGCCAGTGTCCGGGTTGAAAGGCTGCAATAG
- a CDS encoding M17 family metallopeptidase yields the protein MKPELPQMPALKLDVDHRIPASWDFDTGVSLVLLVPEGKHNALAKTPWDDFLKLRLADFPDDTNPILISGPRGTRTAIAFVSDDVSGFKSLSQARKLIAPLMAEHSQKINVISLLDQSPAACIMAEALVAAAFAALFPLPKISDKAAEKPSLTAMNFFGAFEAADFRYVKATAEGNNLARWLTHLPGNYLTPGIYREYAEALAQAEGWEAEFYDLEQLEGLGAGAFLSVVKASPVRDAGILRLRYRLKGAEDRPLALIGKGICFDTGGSSLKVGGGMLGMHGDMQGSAVALGTLLALTRLNFSQPVDCWLALAENHIGSRAVKCNDVITALNGTTIELINTDAEGRMVLADTLALACRQKPRAILDYATLTGAVVASLGQRMAGAITNRRHWVEPIIQTGEHCGERVWPFPYQDDYDEDLKSDVADTLQCRTAGAGDHIYAARFLGKFVDKDVDWVHVDMASTGTHKGGLAHIPTDIQGFGVRFGVEWFKRIAGESR from the coding sequence ATGAAACCTGAACTCCCCCAAATGCCGGCACTGAAGCTGGACGTAGACCATCGCATACCGGCTTCCTGGGATTTCGACACCGGTGTGAGCCTTGTGCTCCTTGTGCCGGAGGGAAAACATAATGCCCTGGCGAAGACCCCCTGGGACGATTTCCTGAAACTGCGCCTCGCTGATTTCCCCGACGACACCAATCCGATACTGATTTCCGGCCCCAGAGGCACGCGCACCGCCATTGCCTTTGTCTCGGATGATGTCAGCGGATTCAAATCCCTTAGCCAGGCGCGCAAACTGATCGCACCACTGATGGCCGAGCACTCCCAAAAGATCAATGTAATCTCCCTGCTTGATCAGTCACCTGCTGCCTGCATCATGGCCGAAGCCCTGGTCGCTGCGGCCTTCGCCGCCCTGTTCCCGCTACCCAAAATCTCTGACAAAGCCGCTGAAAAACCATCCCTGACAGCCATGAACTTCTTTGGCGCGTTTGAGGCGGCTGACTTTCGCTACGTCAAGGCGACCGCCGAGGGCAACAATCTGGCCCGATGGCTAACCCACCTGCCGGGGAATTACCTGACACCGGGAATTTACCGCGAATACGCCGAAGCACTGGCACAGGCCGAAGGCTGGGAAGCTGAATTTTACGACCTGGAGCAACTGGAAGGCCTGGGGGCCGGCGCTTTTTTATCCGTGGTTAAGGCCAGCCCTGTCCGGGATGCCGGAATACTACGGCTGCGTTACCGACTGAAGGGCGCTGAAGATCGGCCGCTTGCCCTTATTGGCAAAGGCATATGCTTCGATACCGGTGGCAGCAGCCTCAAAGTGGGCGGCGGCATGCTGGGTATGCACGGCGATATGCAGGGCAGCGCCGTGGCGCTTGGAACCCTGCTAGCCCTGACGCGTCTCAATTTTTCCCAGCCTGTAGACTGTTGGCTTGCCCTGGCGGAAAACCACATCGGCTCACGGGCGGTCAAGTGCAATGATGTCATTACGGCACTGAATGGCACCACCATCGAATTGATCAATACGGATGCCGAGGGGCGCATGGTATTGGCTGACACCCTCGCCCTCGCCTGCCGACAAAAACCCCGCGCCATTCTGGATTACGCCACGCTCACCGGCGCAGTAGTCGCGAGCCTGGGCCAGCGCATGGCCGGCGCAATCACCAACCGGCGACATTGGGTTGAGCCCATCATCCAGACCGGCGAGCACTGTGGTGAACGGGTCTGGCCATTTCCGTACCAGGACGATTACGACGAAGACCTCAAGTCTGATGTCGCAGATACGCTTCAGTGCCGGACCGCAGGAGCCGGCGATCATATCTACGCGGCAAGGTTTCTCGGGAAATTCGTGGATAAGGACGTTGACTGGGTTCACGTGGACATGGCTTCAACTGGCACTCACAAGGGCGGACTCGCGCACATACCTACCGACATTCAGGGATTCGGCGTGCGCTTTGGCGTCGAATGGTTCAAACGAATTGCCGGTGAGTCTCGGTAA
- a CDS encoding DUF2750 domain-containing protein, translating to MSSDQLTQILEMNGEDRYDYFLSEVLEEREIWILVNAENFFLKIVSEEDGVAHLPVWPSAAFATEYAKGSDDLSPKSISLPDFFKKWVPGLTRDGLEIGVFPGADSTLWITEAEELKRDLQDELSSF from the coding sequence ATGAGCAGTGACCAGTTGACACAAATACTCGAAATGAATGGCGAAGATCGATACGACTACTTTCTGAGTGAAGTGCTCGAGGAGCGCGAGATCTGGATACTGGTCAATGCCGAGAACTTTTTTCTGAAGATTGTTTCCGAAGAAGACGGTGTGGCGCATTTACCGGTCTGGCCCAGTGCCGCGTTCGCGACGGAGTACGCGAAAGGATCGGACGATCTCTCGCCGAAAAGCATTTCCCTGCCTGACTTCTTCAAGAAGTGGGTGCCGGGTCTGACCAGGGACGGCCTGGAAATTGGCGTATTTCCGGGTGCCGACAGTACTCTCTGGATAACCGAGGCGGAAGAACTGAAGCGCGACCTGCAAGATGAGCTGTCCAGTTTCTAG
- a CDS encoding spondin domain-containing protein has protein sequence MKRVIITLALAAAPILSQAAEFDVEIHNPTRGLYFTPLLVTAHPAGVTLFETGSAASSELQAMAEGGDISGLVTLMNTAGATTVQDPAAGLLIPGASATATLNTDNAAANTQLSIVAMLLPTNDGFLALNNLEVPTEPGTYTYNLNAYDAGTEANDEVRGSGTPGQPGMPVPPPLDPVLGNNGTGAASSAEGYVHIHRGNLGDTDLTGGNSDIVSTLHRWLNPVARVTVTVK, from the coding sequence ATGAAACGAGTCATCATCACACTGGCACTGGCTGCCGCGCCCATCCTCTCGCAGGCCGCCGAATTTGATGTAGAGATACACAATCCGACGCGCGGCCTGTACTTCACCCCGCTGCTGGTTACTGCCCACCCTGCGGGTGTCACACTGTTTGAGACTGGCAGTGCAGCGTCCAGTGAGCTTCAGGCGATGGCAGAAGGTGGCGACATTTCCGGACTGGTCACGCTAATGAATACGGCCGGAGCGACCACAGTCCAGGATCCGGCCGCTGGCCTGCTGATCCCAGGGGCTAGCGCGACCGCCACACTCAATACCGACAACGCCGCTGCCAATACCCAGCTGTCGATTGTGGCAATGCTGTTGCCTACCAACGATGGCTTTCTGGCACTCAACAACCTGGAAGTACCCACCGAACCCGGCACCTACACCTACAACCTGAACGCTTATGATGCCGGCACCGAAGCCAACGATGAGGTTCGCGGCAGTGGCACTCCCGGGCAGCCTGGTATGCCAGTACCTCCGCCGCTGGATCCCGTGTTGGGTAACAATGGCACAGGTGCCGCCAGCTCGGCTGAAGGTTATGTACACATCCACCGCGGCAATCTGGGCGATACCGATCTCACCGGTGGCAACAGCGACATCGTCAGCACGCTGCACCGGTGGTTGAACCCGGTGGCCCGCGTGACCGTCACAGTGAAATAG
- a CDS encoding zinc-dependent alcohol dehydrogenase family protein encodes MKRITLSEPGGLEQLHLDNGPEPGEPGPGEIRVRLHASSLNFHDYAVVSGAIPTKNGRIPMADGAGVVEATGEGVSEFKVGDHVVSTFFPHWLDGPAPIDNFSTTPGDGQDGYAREQVVRPTNWFTHAPKGYSHAEAATLTTAGLTAWRALVVDGGLKAGDTVLTLGTGGVSIFALQFAKMMGARVISTSSSDEKLERLLALGADHIINYTSTPAWGEKVKELTDGQGVDHVVEVGGPGTLPESIEAVRIGGHISLIGVLTGRAGEVPTAKLMAKQARLQGLIVGSRAHQHEMIRAIEANNMHPILDRSFALEEIADAFRHEESGKHFGKICLEF; translated from the coding sequence ATGAAACGCATTACTCTTTCCGAACCAGGCGGCCTCGAACAGCTGCACCTCGATAACGGCCCGGAACCAGGCGAACCGGGGCCCGGAGAAATTCGTGTGCGTCTTCACGCCAGCTCCCTCAACTTCCACGACTACGCGGTTGTTTCCGGAGCAATCCCGACCAAGAACGGTCGTATCCCCATGGCCGATGGTGCTGGTGTAGTGGAAGCCACAGGCGAGGGTGTCAGCGAATTCAAGGTCGGTGACCATGTGGTGTCGACCTTTTTTCCCCACTGGCTGGATGGCCCCGCACCCATTGATAATTTCAGCACCACCCCCGGTGACGGCCAGGATGGTTACGCGCGAGAACAGGTGGTCCGCCCCACAAACTGGTTTACCCACGCGCCGAAAGGCTACAGCCACGCCGAAGCCGCCACGCTCACCACCGCAGGGCTGACTGCCTGGCGGGCACTGGTCGTCGATGGTGGCCTGAAGGCAGGCGACACCGTGCTGACCCTGGGCACCGGTGGTGTGTCCATCTTTGCCCTGCAGTTTGCAAAAATGATGGGGGCGCGGGTGATTTCCACATCTTCCTCAGACGAAAAACTGGAGCGGCTTCTTGCCCTGGGCGCGGACCACATCATCAACTACACATCGACACCGGCCTGGGGAGAGAAGGTCAAAGAGCTGACTGACGGTCAGGGCGTCGACCACGTTGTTGAGGTGGGCGGCCCCGGTACGCTGCCGGAATCCATTGAAGCCGTTCGCATTGGCGGGCACATCTCTCTGATCGGGGTTCTTACGGGCCGCGCCGGTGAAGTTCCCACGGCGAAACTCATGGCCAAACAGGCCCGCCTGCAGGGCTTGATCGTAGGCAGCCGGGCGCATCAGCACGAGATGATTCGCGCCATAGAGGCCAACAACATGCATCCGATCCTCGACCGGTCCTTTGCACTGGAAGAGATTGCCGACGCTTTCCGCCATGAGGAATCCGGCAAGCACTTCGGAAAGATCTGTCTGGAGTTTTGA
- a CDS encoding crotonase/enoyl-CoA hydratase family protein, whose product MTDLVDYQFNDGVATITIANGKANALSHEVFEALNSALDRAERDEAVVILTGQPGIFSGGYDLKEMQKGPDEASALVSVGSKLTRRLSAFPFPVIGACSGHAIAKGAFIMLSVDHRIGIEGGFKLGLNEVAIGMTMHHAGIEIARHRLAPAHFYRSVVNAEIYSPEGAVEAGFLDEVVAPEQLMVRANELAQQFRKLNMRAHKETKLKSKAEYLALLDRCIEQDAASLGLSG is encoded by the coding sequence GTGACGGACCTTGTAGATTACCAATTCAATGACGGCGTCGCGACGATCACTATTGCCAACGGCAAGGCGAATGCCCTCAGCCATGAAGTGTTTGAGGCGCTGAACTCGGCGCTGGATCGCGCGGAGAGGGATGAGGCCGTGGTTATCCTGACCGGGCAACCGGGTATTTTTTCCGGAGGTTATGACCTCAAAGAGATGCAGAAAGGTCCGGATGAGGCGTCTGCTCTGGTAAGTGTGGGCTCAAAACTGACCCGCCGTTTGTCAGCCTTCCCGTTCCCGGTGATCGGCGCCTGCAGTGGCCACGCCATTGCCAAGGGTGCTTTCATCATGCTCTCCGTAGATCACCGAATTGGCATTGAGGGCGGTTTCAAACTTGGCCTGAACGAGGTTGCCATCGGCATGACCATGCACCATGCCGGTATTGAGATCGCGCGTCACCGGCTGGCTCCCGCACATTTCTATCGCTCAGTCGTGAATGCTGAAATCTATAGCCCCGAGGGTGCTGTGGAAGCCGGTTTCCTCGACGAAGTTGTAGCTCCGGAACAGCTGATGGTGCGGGCAAACGAGCTGGCGCAGCAATTCCGTAAGCTGAACATGCGGGCGCACAAGGAAACCAAGCTCAAGTCCAAGGCTGAATATCTGGCGCTGCTGGATCGTTGTATCGAGCAGGATGCCGCCAGTCTCGGTCTTAGCGGCTAA
- a CDS encoding IclR family transcriptional regulator: protein MTDTKIEPRIQVIDRAALLMDAIGRYSKPVKLKALSAETGLAPSTAYRILQSLTSNRFVERDSNGDYRLGQRLLQLSNRLHSDIDLRAVSLPYMQELCDRLGETINLTIREGDVVIYFEKVTPNRMMHVNQIVGSRAPLHVTAVGKLMLGLAGEDAIESYARRTNLPAYTRNTLSSLEKLEEACFISVRQGYALDNEEAEIGVGCIGVLLFEQSGNVSAGLSVSAPIERRKDEWIGELRKAGEEISRHLGYRPG from the coding sequence ATGACTGATACCAAGATCGAACCACGCATTCAGGTAATTGACCGGGCCGCGTTGCTGATGGATGCAATTGGCCGTTATTCCAAGCCAGTCAAGCTGAAAGCGCTGAGCGCAGAGACCGGGCTGGCGCCGTCAACGGCCTACCGGATTCTTCAGTCACTGACCAGCAACCGGTTTGTTGAGCGGGACTCAAATGGGGATTACCGTTTGGGCCAGAGGTTGCTGCAACTGAGCAACCGTCTGCATTCGGATATTGACCTGCGAGCTGTCTCGCTCCCATACATGCAGGAATTGTGTGATCGATTGGGTGAAACCATCAATCTCACGATCCGGGAAGGTGATGTGGTGATCTATTTTGAAAAGGTCACGCCAAATCGCATGATGCATGTCAACCAGATTGTAGGCAGTCGCGCTCCGTTGCATGTCACCGCTGTGGGTAAGCTCATGCTGGGCCTTGCGGGGGAGGACGCGATTGAGAGCTACGCCCGTCGAACCAACCTGCCTGCCTACACCCGCAATACGCTGTCTTCGCTGGAGAAGCTTGAAGAAGCCTGTTTCATCAGCGTTCGACAGGGCTATGCGCTGGACAACGAAGAAGCTGAGATTGGCGTGGGTTGTATTGGTGTCCTGCTTTTTGAACAGTCAGGCAATGTAAGTGCTGGACTGTCAGTGTCTGCGCCCATCGAGCGGAGAAAAGATGAATGGATCGGTGAGTTGAGGAAGGCCGGGGAGGAGATTTCCCGGCATTTGGGGTACCGGCCCGGTTAG